GCACGACGACCTGCTAACCCCGTACCTGGGCCTGGCCCGCGACAACAACTTGCGCCCGGATCTCACGCTCGAACAACTGGCAGCGCTCAAGCCGGTGTTCGACCGCAGTGGCCTGGGCACCCTGACCCCAGGCAACTCCACGCCGCTCACCGATGGCGCCTCGCTGGTGCTGCTGGGTAGCGAGCAATGGGCCGAAGAGCACGATCTGGAGGTCATGGCCTACCTGGTCGATGGCGAGAACGCCGCAGTGGACTTCGTCCATGGCCAGGAGGGGCTGCTGATGGCACCGGTGTACGCGGTGCCGCGCCTGCTGGCGCGCAATGGCCTGACCCTGCAGGATTTCGACTACTACGAAATCCACGAAGCCTTCGCCGCCCAGGTGCTGTGCACGCTCAAGGCCTGGGAAGATGCCGACTACTGCCGCACCCGGCTGGGGCTCGAGGCGCCGCTGGGGGCCATCGACCGCAGCAAGCTCAACGTTCATGGCAGCTCGCTGGCGGCAGGGCATCCGTTCGCCGCGACCGGGGGGCGGATTCTGGTCAACATGGCCAAGTTGCTGGCCAGGCGGGGCAAGGGGCGCGGGTTGATTTCGATCTGCGCGGCGGGGGGGCAGGGGGTGACGGCGATCGTAGAGCGCTGATCGACCAGGGTCCGAGTCGATCCTTTCGCGGGTAAACCCGCTCCCACAGGAGCACCGCTGAACCTGTAGGAGCGGGTTTACCCGCGAAAGGGCCAACGCCGACCGACACCTGTTACGCTTGTCTGGTCAGCGCCACAAGAAGCCCTCATGCCGAGTATCGGACATCCCCGCCCCATTCCCGACCTGGACCGACTCCCCCGGCCACTCTACGCCCGCGCCGAAAGCCTGGGCGCCGGCTCCTGGACCACCCGTCACCAGCACGATTGGGTGCAGTTCTCCTACGCCATCAGCGGCGTGCTCGGCGTCTACACCAGCGACGGCAGCTATTTTGCACCGCCGCAGTGGGGCGTGTGGATTCCCGCCGGCACCGAGCATGAAGTGGTGACCTCGATGCAGGCCGAGATGCGCAGCCTGTACGTGCGCCACGATGCCTGTACCTGGGCGCCAGC
This genomic stretch from Pseudomonas entomophila harbors:
- a CDS encoding acetyl-CoA C-acetyltransferase translates to MRSTRRVAILGGNRIPFARSNGAYAKASNQAMLTATLEGLIERFRLHGLCLGEVAAGAVLKHSHDMSLTRECVLGSRLAPQTPAYDIQQACGTGLEAALLVANKIALGQIDSGIAGGVDTTSDAPIAVNEGLRQILLLAHRGRNLGERLKPFLKLRPRHLIPTLPRNGEPRTGLSMGEHCEQMAQAWHIERAEQDELTLLSHQNLATSYAEGWHDDLLTPYLGLARDNNLRPDLTLEQLAALKPVFDRSGLGTLTPGNSTPLTDGASLVLLGSEQWAEEHDLEVMAYLVDGENAAVDFVHGQEGLLMAPVYAVPRLLARNGLTLQDFDYYEIHEAFAAQVLCTLKAWEDADYCRTRLGLEAPLGAIDRSKLNVHGSSLAAGHPFAATGGRILVNMAKLLARRGKGRGLISICAAGGQGVTAIVER